In the Candidatus Poribacteria bacterium genome, one interval contains:
- a CDS encoding MFS transporter, with product MKNDKKTIFGWGMYDWANSAYITTVIAAILPNYFAKAIVGEAGVDILGMNVSATALWGYMLGTAAFCVFLFAPVLGAIADFSAAKKRFLMGFAYMGSIFATLLYFCKSGDVGLTIVLFLGSQICFVGGNVFYDAFLPRIASEDKLDSVSARGYAFGYVGGSLQFTIALVLVATQKTPEGQAMAARIGMAMTGIWWAGWTLLTLKYLKEEKTSHQLPEAYRNRPKVLAYLTLGIGRTLSTAKRVGRFKHLTLFLIAYMIYNDGIHTVTSMATIYGTAELKLTTSELMITLLLVQVVAIGGALIFSRLANRIGARRSVMFALVLWSGVVTYGYFIQTATEFFVLGMVVGIVLGGTQALSRSFYGAMIPEQASAEFYGFYSVFSKFSSIWGPVTFGVIEQITGSARLAIISLMVFFIVGLILLGFVNEEKAKADKLAF from the coding sequence ATGAAAAACGACAAAAAAACGATCTTCGGTTGGGGCATGTACGACTGGGCGAATTCAGCCTATATCACCACTGTGATCGCTGCCATATTGCCGAATTATTTTGCGAAAGCCATTGTAGGCGAAGCAGGTGTAGACATTCTCGGTATGAATGTGAGTGCTACAGCTTTGTGGGGCTATATGTTAGGAACCGCGGCGTTCTGTGTATTCCTCTTTGCACCCGTGCTTGGAGCGATTGCCGATTTCTCTGCCGCAAAGAAACGGTTTCTTATGGGCTTTGCGTATATGGGCAGTATCTTCGCAACACTGCTCTATTTTTGCAAGTCTGGCGATGTCGGATTGACGATTGTGCTATTTCTCGGTTCTCAAATTTGCTTTGTCGGCGGTAATGTTTTCTACGATGCGTTCTTACCACGGATCGCCTCCGAAGACAAACTGGATTCCGTGTCTGCCCGAGGATACGCTTTCGGGTATGTCGGCGGCTCGCTGCAATTTACCATTGCTCTTGTACTCGTCGCCACGCAAAAGACACCGGAAGGTCAAGCGATGGCAGCACGGATCGGAATGGCGATGACAGGGATTTGGTGGGCAGGTTGGACACTGTTGACACTGAAATACCTGAAGGAGGAAAAAACGTCGCATCAACTTCCAGAAGCCTATCGCAATCGACCAAAAGTCTTGGCGTATCTCACCCTCGGCATCGGTCGGACGCTTTCAACGGCGAAACGGGTCGGACGCTTTAAACACCTCACGCTCTTCCTCATCGCTTATATGATATACAATGACGGGATTCACACCGTCACAAGCATGGCGACAATCTACGGCACGGCAGAGTTAAAATTGACGACATCAGAACTCATGATAACGCTCCTGTTGGTGCAAGTCGTTGCAATAGGGGGTGCCTTGATCTTCAGTCGGCTCGCAAATCGTATCGGTGCGAGACGATCCGTGATGTTTGCCTTAGTCTTATGGAGTGGGGTCGTTACATACGGATATTTCATTCAGACCGCAACGGAATTCTTTGTTTTGGGGATGGTTGTCGGGATCGTGCTCGGTGGGACCCAGGCGTTGAGTCGTTCCTTCTATGGCGCAATGATCCCAGAGCAGGCGAGCGCGGAGTTCTACGGCTTCTATTCTGTGTTTAGCAAGTTTTCGTCGATTTGGGGACCCGTAACGTTCGGTGTTATCGAACAGATCACCGGCAGTGCACGCCTCGCGATTATTTCATTGATGGTATTCTTTATCGTCGGATTGATTCTGTTGGGATTTGTGAATGAGGAGAAGGCGAAAGCGGATAAACTGGCGTTCTAA
- a CDS encoding TonB family protein, with protein MMTIADVQRQNREAAQQRKRKAIRIAWGFAIGLHVLGIIAGGIYFVRKTVLEMHNDKVESVVLEAEKPQPKRRTPPRATRKPQKPKFFKVRAPKGQAVTTSAKIPVGNARFTLPANDVSTRPVMAPSTTGIGKNLFRSTRQQANIVTTMPKFEVPKFETTSLVTRMDMGTNLAQTEFNDPSNLELASVNLGDAKQSFNEFLKAVRDRIKQVQRFPPRVRNLDDGASTTVRFTLFKDGTIRNPTVTDSSGSNALDNAAIAAVQNAVPYPPFPEGQEGNSLRLELPIIFELTN; from the coding sequence ATGATGACGATTGCCGATGTTCAGCGGCAGAACCGAGAAGCCGCCCAACAACGGAAAAGGAAAGCGATCCGGATCGCATGGGGTTTCGCCATCGGACTGCACGTCCTCGGGATTATCGCTGGAGGTATCTACTTTGTTCGGAAAACCGTGCTGGAGATGCACAATGATAAAGTAGAGAGTGTCGTTTTGGAAGCCGAGAAACCGCAACCGAAACGCCGGACTCCGCCCCGCGCAACACGCAAACCCCAAAAACCGAAGTTTTTTAAGGTGCGGGCACCCAAAGGGCAGGCTGTTACGACGAGTGCTAAAATCCCGGTGGGCAACGCACGTTTCACCCTGCCAGCGAACGATGTTTCGACACGCCCGGTCATGGCACCCAGCACGACAGGAATTGGTAAAAATCTGTTCAGATCAACTCGGCAACAGGCAAATATCGTTACAACGATGCCGAAATTTGAGGTGCCGAAGTTTGAGACTACAAGCCTTGTCACAAGAATGGATATGGGAACAAACCTCGCCCAAACGGAATTCAATGATCCAAGTAATCTGGAGCTCGCCTCTGTCAACTTAGGAGATGCGAAACAGTCGTTTAACGAGTTCTTAAAAGCGGTTCGGGACCGAATCAAACAGGTCCAACGGTTCCCACCCCGTGTCCGGAATTTAGACGACGGTGCCAGCACAACGGTGCGGTTTACGCTGTTCAAAGATGGCACAATTCGGAATCCAACCGTCACCGATTCTTCCGGCTCAAACGCACTGGATAATGCGGCGATCGCCGCTGTCCAAAACGCTGTGCCGTATCCACCTTTCCCCGAAGGACAAGAGGGGAACAGTTTGCGACTCGAACTCCCGATTATTTTCGAGCTGACGAACTAA